TGGAGTTATTGTTGGACTTGAGAAAATTGATGATGAAGTTTTAGAGAAATGTCAAAATGTAAGAATTGTTTCAAAATATGGAGTTGGTCTAAATAATTTAGAATTTACAAAAGAGAATGTAAAAATTGGTTGGACTGGCGGAGTAAATAAGCTTTCTGTTGCAGAAATGACACTCGGATATTTTTTGATGCTTTCGCGAAATTTGTATCAAACTTCAAATCAATTAAAAGATGGAATATGGAATAAATCTGGTGGATTTCAGCTTTCTGGTAAAACAGTTGGAATTATTGGAGTTGGACATATTGGAAAAGAAGTCATTCGACTTTTAGAACCGTTCAATTGCAAAATTTTAGTAAATGATATTATTGAGCAAGATGAATATTATAAATCAGTTGGAGCGACAGAAGTGTCAAAAGATGAAATTTACAAACAATCTGATTTTATAACTATTCACACACCATTTGATAAAACAACCGAGAACCTCATCGGCAAAAAAGAGTTTGAAACTATGAAAAAAAGTGCTTTTGTTGTAAATTCCGCGAGAGGTGGAATTATCGATGAGGTCGCACTTAAAAATGCACTTTTAAGTGGAGAGATTTCTGGCGGTGCAATTGATGCTTATGTTTCAGAACCACCAGAAGATAAAGAGCTTTTGACTTTTCCAAACCTAATCACAACTCCGCATATTGGAGGAAATTCAAGAGAAGCAATTTTAGCTATGGGAAAAAGTGCTATTTCCCATTTGAAAAATTTTTTTCTATAAGTATTTATCTTTGAGTTTGTCGTCTTTCATCATTTTGACAACTCTCACTAAATCCTCTGGAGTATCAACTGCTTTTGTGATAAATTCAGTATCAACCATTTTCACTTTTTGCCCGTTTTCAAGAATTCTCATCATATCAACAGACTCGACAATTTCAAGTGGTGTTGGAGTCATTTCATTGTATTCAATCAAAAAATCTCGTTCATACGGAATTACACAAACTTGTTTTTTCATTGGAACATCTAAGACACCTTTTTTTCGGCTTGGAATTGGTTCTCGAGAAAAATAGAGTGCATTATTGTTTTTATCCATCACAACTTTTACTTCATTCGGGTCTTCAAACTCTTCAACTGTTTCTAAATTTGCAACAAGATTTGTAATTTTTGCCTCATTTTTAACAACTGGTTCGATAGCCTGATCAATCATTTCAGGAAAAGTTAAAGGTTCGTCGCCTTGCACAAGAACCATAATATCAACTCGGTTTCCTGTCTCTTCTTCAATTTTTAACATTGCTTCGGCACATCGATCTGAAGCTCTTTCATGCTTATCACTTGTCATAACTGCTTTTGCACCAATTGATGTCGCATAGTCAAAAATCACTTTATCAGGTGTTGCGATATAAACTTCGCTCAAACTTTGACTCATTTTGCTACGAAAATAGCAGTGTCCAATCATTGGCATACCTAAAATTTCTGCCATTGGTTTTCCTGGAAAACGACTTGAACCCATTCTTGCTGGAATAATTGCTATATTATTCATTCTATTTCTCCTTGACTTTATTTATTAAATTTCATATAATTTCGGAAATTATATTCATTGCGATGAATTTCCTACGGGACTCCCCTTACGAGGGGTTATCTAAAACAAATCTCTAAATTTTCTTCTTAAACTTTCAAAAATTTCTAAATTTATTGTTCCAGATTTGTATTTTAATCTTCTAGAATCAAAAGTTTTTGTTTGATTAAAAACAGCAAAATTTGTTTTGTCTTTAAATTCAAATTTAAAAGAGTAGTGTTTATTTCTCTGCTTTTGTGTTGTTAAAGGAATTCCCAAAAATGTGTTGTGTGTAAATTTCTTTAAAATTAAAACAGGTCTTAAAAACTCTTCACCTTTTCCATAGATTTCATTTCCAACATTATGTCCAATATTTGCAAACCAGACTTCTCTCTCTTTGAAATTAATTTGCCTTTTTTCAGAAACTTGTTGTTGAATTAAGCTCCAACTATTTATTTTTGCTCTATTCGGAAACTCAATCATCTTTTTTCCATCTCTAACAGAATCACCAAGAAAAAAGAAGTCTAAACTGTAAGCTAGAAATGTGCAACCCTCGTTCATTCTTTGAATAAATTTATCTGGATTTGATTCAATCACATGGAAACCATAAGGAATTTTGTTTTTTTCACAAGCAATTCGCACTTTTTCAATTGCATCTTTGACCTCATCGCGATGGTATTCCCCAGGAGTTCCCATGCTTCCAGAAAGATCATAAGGTCCGACAATTGTTCCGTCAATTCCATCAACTGCTAAGATTTCATCAATATTTTCAACAGCTTCAATATGTTCAATTTGAGCAATAATTACAGATTCTTCGCTTACCCATTTTTTATACTTTTCAAATTCTGTCCCGTATCCTTGAGCACGATAAAGTCCAACTCCGCGATTTCCTTCTGGTGGATATTTGACATAGCTTACAGCCTCTTTTGCTTCTTTCTCATTTTTCACCATTGGCACAATCACACCATCAGCACCCATATCCATCACTTTTTTAATTATGACCTCTTCATTTTTACTAACTCGGACAAGTGCCTTGATCTTTTTTGCCTGAATTGTTGAAATCAAAATTTTTGCTTCACTCAAATCAATTGTTGTATGTTCCATATCAATACAAAGCCAATCAAATCCACCTGTTGCCATAATTTCAACAACGGCAGGATTTCCAATTGTGATCCAAGAACCAATTGTCAATTCATTGTTTTTTAATTTCTGTTTTAAGCTCATCTATTTTCGCTTTTTTATAAGTTTAGCAGGAACTCCACCAACTACTGAAAAAGGTTCAATATCTTTTGTAACAACTGAACCAGCCCCAATTACTGAACTTTTTCCTATTTTTGTATTCGCAGTTATTACAGAATTTGAAGAGATCCAAACATCATCTTCAAGGATAATTTCACCATAAGAGTGTCCTTGTTTCATAATTGGAACATCTATCTTTTCAAAAGTATGATTAGAAGCTCTTAAAACACAGTTTGGTGCAATTGCACAATCATTTCCAATTTCTATTTTTCCAAAAGTTGCACCAAGTTGAGAATTTGTATTCATTGAGAAATTATTTCCAATTTTTAAGAATCCTTTATCATGAGCATAAACATATGAATTCTTCATAAATGTAATATTCTTTCCAAGTTCTATATTTTCAAAACCAGAAATTGTTACATTTTCTTCTATTTTAAATATTCCACTAGTTGATTTAAAAAGATTTTTGTATCCATAATATCTAAGCTTTATTCCAATTTGTGTAGGTATTGATCTTAAAAAAGCGATATAAATTTGAAATAGGAGTTTTTTCATATTATTCTCCAAAGACTGTGCAAGGAATTCCATCTGAATTTTCAATTCGTAGAGGAGAAACAAAAATTTTAGAAAGAGTTTTTACATTTCTTAAATCCATATCTTCCAAAATTAAAATAGGTTTTTCTGGATTCAAAAACTTTTTATGAGCTTTTCGACCTTCAATTCGATTTTGAAAACTAGAAATTGAAATTGAGTCAAAACCAATAATTCTAATTTTTGGAAAATTGGAAATTAAATAATCATAAAGTTTTTCTGAAAAACCGTAATTCTCTTTCCAAAATTTTTCTTCTTCTCGAAAATGACAAATTCCCGTTTTGATAATAAGTATATCGGAATCTCTCTCATTTATTTTCTCTAACTGTTCAATGACATCATCGTAAATCAAGAAATCTTTGGGCTGAATTTCAATAAAAATAGGTTGATTAAAAAACCAAAAATCTGCTGAAAAATCTGTAATTGTTTGACCATTTTGGTGAAAATGAAAAGGCATATCAAGATGTGTTCCAATATGAGTTGTTGTGGAAATTGAAGAGTCATTTGCAACATCTCCATTCAAAATAGAACTCTTTTTTTCAATCTCAAACCTGTTTCTATTTCCATAAGTTGGAGTTTCTGAATTTAAAAGATAGGATAAAAATTTCACTGTTTTCCTAATTTTTTCTACAATTCTATTAAAAAAGGGAGATAAGTTGAAAAAAGCTATTATTTTTGGCGGGAGTGGATTTCTTGGAAGTTATGTCGCAGAGGAACTTTTAAAAAGAAAATATAGAGTTGTAATTGCGGATGTTTTAGAACCAGAAAATAAAAATATTGAATTTCACAAAATAGATATTTTGGACAAAGAAAAAGTTTTTGAAATTGTCAAAGGAGCTGATTTTGTTTATAACTTTATCGCAATTTCAAATCTTGATGATGCAATTCACAAACCTATCCAGACAATGAATATTAATGTTTTAGGAAATATGAATATTTTAGAAGCTTGTCGAGAAAATGGAAAAATTGAAAGATTTATCTATGCTTCAAGTGCTTATGCTCTTTCAGAAGATGGCTCTTTTTATGGAATTTCAAAGCGAACAAGTGAAAAAGTAATTGAAGAATACCAAAAAAGATACGGCTTAAAATACACAATTATTCGATACGGTTCAGTTTATGGCGAAAAAGCAAGTCATAATAATTATATTTATAACTTGATTTCTGATGCAATGAAAACAGGAAAATTGGTTTATAAAGGCGACGGTGAAGATATTCGCGAATATATTCATGCAAAAGATACCGCAAAACTTTCAGTTGATATTTTGGAAAACAGTGATTTTGAAAATGAACATGTAATTTTAACAGGAATTGAAAAGATGAAGCGAATTGAACTTTTAACAATGATAAATGAAATTTTGGGAAACAGATTTGAAATTGTCAATATTGATAGAAATCATCTTGGACACTACAAAATTACACCATATTCGTTCAATCCGACAGTTGGAAAAAAACTTGTTGCTAATCCATTTATGGATTTAGGTCAAGGACTGCTCGAATTGATTCAAAATATTTCAGATGAGAAAGAGTAATTTTTGTCGGAGAGTTTCCGACAATTTTTCACTCTAAAATTAAAATTTTCCCGCTAAATCCAAAAGTTTGGTTTTCTGTCAAATTGACTTTTAATAAAATAAGAGTATCTCCAGCATAGCCGTCCAGAATTTCCTCGTAAAGTGAAAGTGAATTTTGAAAACTTGAAATTCCCGAAACTCCAAACTCAACATTTAAAGTCGTATTTGCTTTAATAAATGAAGAAATCGAACCAATTTCTTCAGGAAAAAGTCCCATAACTTTGGACATCGAAATTTCAGTTTCGCCATTTTCATTTGAAACAATTTCAATATCGTTTAACGGTTTTGACAAAATAACAGTTGAATTATCTGAACGAGTTCCAAAAAGTAAAACTTTACTTCCTCCGCTCAATTTTCCATCTATATCCAAACTCATTTCAGGAACAAGAAAAACAAAGTTCCTATTTGTTCCGACCTCATCGAGTTTGAAAAAGAGAGTTACAGTTTGTGGATTATCAAGTTGAAATTCCATCGAAATATTTAAAGCAGAAAGAGAAATTGGTAAAGAATATTCGATGTCAGGAAAGTATCCGTTTTCAATTTCTAAAACTCTATTTTCATCACTGCTTCCAAAAATAATTGTGTCTCCAACAAGTTTTAAATCGTAATTTTCAGGTGTGGCAGTTTCTGTATTTTCCAAATTGTCATTTGTAGAATTTTCAGTTTCTGTATTTTCTAAATTGTCATTTGTAGAATTTTCAGTTTCTGTATTTTCTAAATTGTCATTTGTAGAATTTTCAGTTTCAATGTTTTCTTCAGTTTCAGTTTCAGTTTCTGTATTTTCCAAATTGTCATTTGTAGAATTTTCAGTTTCTGTATTTTTTTCAATCTCAGTTTCTGTATCTGTATTTTCTTCAGTTTCAGTATTTATAACTGTTTGACTATTTTCACTATCTCCATTTACAATAATATTTGTGTCGCCGTCATTGACAATTTGAGTATTTGTATTTTCATCACCGTTGTCAATTTCAGTTTCACTGTTTTCAGGTTCAGAAATTTCAGGCTCAAGTATATTTTCTTCAACTTCTTGTTCAGTAGTTTGAGAAATTTCAGTCGCATTTTGTTCATAATCAAGAGTGTTGTCATTTTCTGTTGAAATTATATTTTCGTTTTCCATTGAAGTGGTATTTTCAACTTGAGTAGAATTTGTATTTGAGTTAGAAGAATCCTCACCGCAACTTGTAAAAAAGAGGAGAAGAGAAGTTGCAATAAAATATTTTGTCATATTTATCCTTTGTAAATTGAGTTTGCTTTTATAAAACTCTGTTTTGGAATTTCTGTATATTCTCGACAAACTGCACCGCTACCGATAAAACTATTTTCGCCAACAAGAACTCCGCCGTTTAAAATTGCACCAGTAGAAATATGGCAACTGTTTTCAACAATCGCATCATGTTCAACAAGTGATTTAGAATTTAAAATAGAGTTTTCACCGACTTTTGCGGAGGCATTTACAATCGCACCATGCATAACAACTGTTCCATTTCCAATTTTTGCATGTCTTGAAACAATTGCAAATGGCGAAACTATTTTAGGTAAAAAGAAGCCTAAATCTTGTGCCAATTTAAAATATCGAATTCTTGGTTCTGGATTTTTGACTTGCCCAATCGTTACTATTGCAAAATCAGTTTGATTTTTAAATTTAGCTAAATCTTCACCAGTTCCTAAAATTTTGTATCCGAGAATATAAGTTCCAATCTTACTTTCATCATCGTCAAGAATGCCTAGAATTTGGAATTTGTTTTCACTCTCAATAACATCAATTACAGATTTACAGTGTCCGCCACCACCAATTAAGATTATTTTATCTTTTTTAGAATTCAAGAAGTTCCTTTTATAATTTTTGAGAATTCTATCACTCTTTTGTTATCTATTTTTTGGTAAAGTAAGAATATTTATTAAAAATTTTAAAGGACTTATTCTTGATAAGAAACACTCTTTTAATCACTTTCCTGCTTTTTTCTCCACTTTTTGGTAAAGAAAAAAAAGCCGATGAGGTCGATCATGTTGCACTTGCTTCTATTTTAATTCGTGATGGCTACAATGATAGAGCTTTAGCCTCTCTAAAAGAAGTTGATTTATACAGTAAAGAAGTTGATTTTGTCCGCTTTTTTACTCTTCGTGGTGTCGCAAAAATGAAATTAGAAGATTATCGTGGTGCAATTATCGATTTTGAAGAATCTTTTTCGCGAGGAAACAGTGAAACTCAAATTCGAGTCTATATGGCAAAAGCTTATTTCACAATAAAAAATTACACCGAAACTATTGAAATGCTAAATTTAGTTCCTGAAATTGCAAATGCCGATGAAAAACTTATCAGCATGAAAGCTCAGGCTTATTGGCTAAATAATCAAAAATCTGAAGCACTCGAAACTCTTAAAATTGGAATTAAGAAATTTCCAAATTTTGCAACTCTACATCGACAAAAATTTTTCTACCTCATCGATTTGAAACTTTTTCAGTCGGCAAAAGATAGTGGTTTAAAGTATTTGGCGATAAATAAAGAAGTTGAACCGTCAGACTATTTGCGAATTGGAAATGCTTTCCGAAAAAGTGGTGATTTTCCTGAAGCTCTCCGTTTTTTACAATTGGCACAATTGAAATATCCAGATAATGCGGAAATTTTGATTGAAATGGGACAAACTTATATTGACAAAGGTGAATTGCTTTCCGCTGCACATGTTTTTGAAAAAGCTTCTCTGCTTGATAATAAATATTCACAAGAAGCAAGTGAGCTTTTCCGTCGTGTCAAAGATTTCTATCACACACTCTATTTAAATGCGAAAATTGTTGATCAAAAAGAGAAGATGAAACAGCGACTCGCTCTCTATCTTGAATTGGGACAATTTGAAAATGCCGCAGCAATGGAAAAAGGTTTGAGTCGAATTGGTCTTCTTGATGACGATAATATGCGATATGCTCTAGCTTTTGCTCTTTTTAAAATTGGAAAATATGATCGAGCTGAGAGACACTTAAAATATATTACAAATTCTGACATATTTAAAAAATCTACTCAACTACGAGCTTCAATGGTAGATTGTCAAAAAGATTTTTGGAGTTGTAACTGAGGGTTTGGGGATTTCCCCAATCATGAAAGTTCTATTTTTAAACAAGCACCTCGTAAATCTTGACCGTTTAAAAAGAATGTCTTATTACTTGCCGTCAAGTGTCCTAAAAGATGTTCTTCTACTGTAATTTTGCTAATGTAAAGTCCCATTCCTCTACCTTGAGTCTGAAATTGAGTTGTGAAATATGGGTCAAAAATCTTTGCCTCAATATCTTCATCAATTCCTCCACCAGTATCGCAAATTTCGATAATAAATTTTTCGTCAAGCCCACGATCAATTTTCATTGCCTTAATTTGAATGAGTGCCTCTTCTGGATTTGTTCTTTCAATCGCCTCTTTGCTGTTTTTCAAAATATGCATCAGTGTTTGAACAAAACTTTGTCGATATGTGTTCAATTGTAAAGTTTCAGAAATTTCTAAAAAAGTCCCAATTTTTGAACCTTCTGCACTAATTCCCTGCATTTTTAATGCCTCTTTTACAGCATCAACAACTTTAAATCTCTCTTTTGTGTGTTCAGGAGCAAAATAGTTTGCAAATTGATCAATTGTTTCAGACATATTTCTTAGAAATTTATTTGTGTCCGAAATCACACCTTCAAGATATTCTCCATCAAGCTCACCATCTTCATAAGTTCCCCGTAAATCCTCAAGTGTCAGACCCATGAAATTTAGTGGTTGTCGCCATTGATGTGCAATATTAATTAACAATTCACCCATTGAAGAGAGTTTTGACTGCTGGATCATAATTTTTTCTCTCTTCTCAAGTTCTATTTGTTGAAAAAGAATTTTTGCACTCTCATAAACAGTTTCAAGAAGCTCTTCAGGATTTGCACTCTTTTTAATGTAACCATTTACACCAATTTTAATAGATTCAATTAAAAAATGCTCTTCACTAAAAGAGGTTGTTAGAATAACTGGAGTGTTGTGATCTATCCGTTTTATAAAACGAGCCATCTCAATTCCACTCAAATTTGGCATATTAATATCAGTAATAACAATATCATTTCTTTTTTTGTTAAAAATCTGAAGACCAACATCACCATCTTCTGCTAAATCTATCTCTTTAAAATATGGCTTTAAGATTGTTTCAAAAAATCTTCGAGCTGTTTTTGAATCATCAACATAAAGAAGTCGTAGCTGATGTGTATATTTGTATAACTTTTTGCTATCAAAACGATTTAATTTTTTTCTACTGTTTTTCATAAAAAATAATACAAAATCCCGATAGGGAGAATGCTTTTCCTTTCTTTGATGATCTATATTTCTAAAACGACATTTTAATGAATTTGTGTATTATATATATAACATTTAAGTAAAATTGCAAAAATCTATTTTGGAGATTGAAATGCAATTTTTAATACTAGCAAACTTTATTCTATTTATTTCTGGCTGTTCTTTTAATGAAAGTGAGATCGAAGAACCAAAAATTATTCTACAAGAGAGCATAGTTGTAGAGGAGAGTTTTAAACCAGTCTCAATTAGGGATGGTTTAATTGAGATGGAGAGAGATAATCGTGGTGATTACATAGTTCCCGCAATGGTTCTTATTGAAAATGGTGAATTTGAGATGGGAGATTCTCTTGGAATTGGAAATAGTAGCGAACTGCCTGTTCATAAAGTTAAATTTAATTATGAGTTTTTTATTGGAAAATATGAAGTTACTTTTGATGAGTATGAAAAATTTGCAAAAGCGACAAAAAGAAGAATTTCTGCACCTTTTATTGAAAAAGATTTTCCAATTACAGAAGTGAGTTTTGAAGATGCAAAAGCATATGCAAATTGGTTGAGTGAGAAAACAGGTGATAAATATCGACTTCCAACTGAAGCGGAATGGGAATTTGTAGCTCGGGCAGGAACAAAAGAGAGATTCTTTTTTGGAAATAGCACAAAAGATTTAGGACACTATGCGGTTTTTGAAAACGAGACACATCCAAATCGAATTGGTGAAAAATTGCCAAATCAATTAAATATTTACGACCTTATCGGTAATGTTTGGGAGTGGTGTGAAGATTGGTATGTTGAGGATTATTCACAAGCAACAAGAGATGGAAGTGCTTACAAGATTCAGACTGATAGCCGAGTTGTTCGGGGGGGTTCTTGGAATGATGTTCGGGACAATTTAAGAGTTACAACAAGAACTGGATTTCCGCAAACTGTAAAAATGAATGATACTGGATTTCGTCTTGTTATGGAAATTTCAGAGTAGATTTGTCGGAAATTTTCCGACAGGTTTTTAACTCAGGTTTTCTATATTTTCTGAAATATCTCCGCTGAAAATCCCACTCACAAGAGAGATGATATCTGGATTATGTTCTCGAATTTTTGAAATATTTTCAGAATTGATTCCACCAATTGCACAAATCGGAATTGAGAGTTCATTTTTTGCTTTTGACAAAACTTCCAATGGAACAGTGTAGGATTTTGGTTTTGTTGGCGATTTAAAAAAACTTCCAAAAGCAACATAATCAGCACCAGATTTTTCCATCTCTTTTGCTCTATCAATATCTCCGTAACAAGAGACTCCGACAAAACCTGAAAAAATCTTTTTAACTTCAGAAATATCTAAATCATCTTCTCCAACATGAACACCATGTGCTTTTACTTTTTCTGCAAGTTCAACTCTATCATTTAAAATAAAAAGTCCGTTTTCTTTGTCGATGAGGTCTCGAAGCTCTTTTACAACTTCAAATATCTCACCATCTTTTGCACTTTTATTTCTGTATTGGAAAATTTTCACACCTTTTCCCAAAGCCTCTTTCACTTTTTCCACAACACTGCTATCTGGTGTCAAGACCTCATCGGTAATTGCATAGAGTCCTGATAAATTTAAATTCATTTTGAAACCTCTCCAATTCTTTTTTCAACTGATTCGATTTTTGATTCTAATCTATTTGATTTTCCTTTCCGAATATCAAACTTAAGAACTGAATAGACCCTATTTACACTCATCTCCTCTAATTTGTTGTAGCATTTTTCAACCAAATCAAGAGCATCTCGAATGTTTTCAGTCTCAACAATTGTTGCCATTGGGGTCAATTTGTAAGGAAAACCGCTCTCTTTTACAACTTTCACAACTTGGCTAACATAGTCGCCTTTGCTCTCACCAACATCAGTCGGAAACATCGCAAATTCTAGTAAAAAACTGTTCATAATCTCTCTCCAAATTTTTAAAATTCTACCAACTCATTTAAATATTTTTTGTTAGAGTTTTTTAACGGTAAAAAAGATTCAGAATTTAAAACTCTTAAATTATTAAAATATATTAAAACAGTAGCTTGGTAGCTTATTTTGGTAAAATTGAGAAAAATTTGAAAGAATTCCATGAACATTGAAGAGATACGAGCCGACATATTTAAGTTATTTGATTTACGAATTGATAAAGATGATCCGATTTGGGCATTTCTCTATGCAAATAGGGAAGTAATTAGAAATCTTGAAGATATTCTACAACTCTCAAAAGCTGAAAATAGAGAATACCACAAAAACTTAAGATTAGAACTTGAAGAGTTCCGAAAAGTTGCAAAAGATAGTGTTCATACAGCAATTGAGCAATTTGACTTTCGACTTGACGAATTTCATCGAGATATTGCAAGAACTGAAAAACATCATCAAGAAGTTACAGCATATCAGGATCGTTTTCGTTCAGAGCTGAAAAAAGATTTTGATAATAAACTAGAAAATATGTCGGGAATTTTTGACTCACATCTCGTTGCAATTGAGGAGAGAATTAATAATATTATCGAAGCTGTTGATTACACAAGATTCAGTGATAGTGTTGAGCGAGAAGTTTCTGATGTTGTAAAACGATCTCTTCACGAAATCCGAGCGGGTGTCTCTATTAATAAAAAGGGAATTGAGAATTTAAGAGAATTAAAAGATGAAAATGAATCGACAATTAGGCGACTTGAAAACAGAATTTCAACAATCACAACACTTGGAGTTCTTCAAACTGTGCTTTTTGGAGCTTCACTAACACTCTTAGGAATTGTCTATTTTTCACAGGAAAAACTAACATTTACAATAGAAGAGCCAAAAGAGATTGTCCAAGAAGTTTCCACAGAGAAATAGATGGGAAAAGTAATATCTTTCGCAAACTTCCAGAACTCTTCTGGAAAAACAACTTTTATAATTGAGACTGCGAAAACTCTTCAGCGGTCTGGAAAAACAAGCATTTTAATTGACTTTGATCCAAAAGGTGATTTAAGCAGAGAATTTGGAATTTCTCAAAGGGATTCTATTCTTCAAATAATTTCTCGACAAAAAGATTTTCATGATGTTATTCAAAAAACAGAGTTTGAAAACACTCTTCTTTTGCCGTCAAGCTTAAAACTTGCAAAAACAACAAATGAAGACTTAAAAGGTATCAATGAAATCATAAGCTATTTAAATGGAAAATTTGATTATATTATGATTGATACTCCACCGTATTCATTGCCAATTTTGTCAAAAACTTTAGAGATTTCAGAAAGAGTGATTTCTCCAGTCGTATTTAATAAATTGACACTTTATAAAACAGAGAAGTTTTTAAATTTTGCAACAAATGAGAAAGTGAAACTTGTGCCGAACAAATATAGCGATTATGATATTCCATTTTTTGCAAATATGTTGAAAGATCACAAAGAACTTTTTATCGAGAAAAATTCACACTTTGTAAAGATTGATGAAAATTTTCGCGGAGATTGGCTAACACTAATCGATTTTTAAATCGGTAATTAAAATCTGTGTAGTTATTTTGGTAATTCCCCAAAATTGGGGAAAAGATTTTAGAAAATAATAATTCCTGCGAAAATTCCAAATAGAATTGTTCCAAGTGCAAAAACTGTTTGTGAAACTGTTTCCCATCCTGAGATTTTCTCAATTTCACTTTTTTTGCTTTCATCAAAATAGATAAATTTTACAATCCAAGAATAGTATCCGACTGAAATAGCAGAATTGAAAAATGCAATTAATGCGACCCACCAAAATCCACTTTCAACCACCGCATAAAATACGACTGCTTTTGACATAAATCCTGCTAAAAGAGGAATTCCTGCTAATGAAAAAAGTTGAATTGTAAAGAAGAGTGCAATTACTGGATTTCGTTTTCCAAGACCTTTTAAGTCATCAAGATTTTTCACTTTTGCAATATCAAGAAGTAGGAAAATTGATGTTTGCATAAAAATATATGCGACTGCCATATAAATAATTCCATTTCCTGCAAAATCAGAATCAACTGCGACAAAAGGCAAAATCATATATCCCGCTTGAGCCACCGAAGAGTAAGCTAGGATTTTTGATACTCGGGTTTGGAAAAGTGCTGAAAAATTCCCAAAAAACATCGATGCGATTGAAATTCCTAAAAATAGGTAAGTAAAGTCATTTTCAATAATATAAGCTTGGAAAAGTCGGAAAGTCCCAACAACAATTACACTTTTTACAAGTCCCGAGATAATTGCGACATGAACAAAATTTCCTTTTGTGTAAGTTGTGATTGCCCAATTTTGCATTGGTAAAACTGAGAATTTGTAAAAAACTCCAAGAAAAACAAGCACAAGCCCAAAATATGATAAATCTGAAAGTGGTTCTAAATTTTCTAGGAAAAACTTGTTGTAAATTTCTGAAGAGATGTCTCCACCGCCAACAACAAAAAGAGCTGTTCCCAAAAAGATAATTCCACTCGCAATTGCACCCATTATAAAAAGTGTTACCGTTGCTTCCGCTTCATCTCGATTTGTGATTTTTGAAAGCAGAATAAATGAAATTATTGAGAGTGCTTCAAAAGTGATTACAAATTCCACGACACTTTTTGCTTCTAAAAAGAAGAAAGATGCCACACCTAAAAATAGAGTTTGTAAAGCTGTTACTCCGTCTTTAATGTGCAAGAGAGTT
This is a stretch of genomic DNA from Thiovulum sp. ES. It encodes these proteins:
- a CDS encoding putative protein, MTH1187 family (PFAM: Domain of unknown function DUF77~TIGRFAM: uncharacterized protein, MTH1187 family), which codes for MNSFLLEFAMFPTDVGESKGDYVSQVVKVVKESGFPYKLTPMATIVETENIRDALDLVEKCYNKLEEMSVNRVYSVLKFDIRKGKSNRLESKIESVEKRIGEVSK
- a CDS encoding NADH:ubiquinone oxidoreductase subunit 2 (chain N) (PFAM: NADH-Ubiquinone/plastoquinone (complex I), various chains), giving the protein MITAFPMFVTALLLPMLGKLWKYIAIVVLFSTIPLVTNGIFPIVLLIALSATLLHIKDGVTALQTLFLGVASFFFLEAKSVVEFVITFEALSIISFILLSKITNRDEAEATVTLFIMGAIASGIIFLGTALFVVGGGDISSEIYNKFFLENLEPLSDLSYFGLVLVFLGVFYKFSVLPMQNWAITTYTKGNFVHVAIISGLVKSVIVVGTFRLFQAYIIENDFTYLFLGISIASMFFGNFSALFQTRVSKILAYSSVAQAGYMILPFVAVDSDFAGNGIIYMAVAYIFMQTSIFLLLDIAKVKNLDDLKGLGKRNPVIALFFTIQLFSLAGIPLLAGFMSKAVVFYAVVESGFWWVALIAFFNSAISVGYYSWIVKFIYFDESKKSEIEKISGWETVSQTVFALGTILFGIFAGIIIF
- a CDS encoding ATPase involved in chromosome partitioning (PFAM: CobQ/CobB/MinD/ParA nucleotide binding domain); translated protein: MGKVISFANFQNSSGKTTFIIETAKTLQRSGKTSILIDFDPKGDLSREFGISQRDSILQIISRQKDFHDVIQKTEFENTLLLPSSLKLAKTTNEDLKGINEIISYLNGKFDYIMIDTPPYSLPILSKTLEISERVISPVVFNKLTLYKTEKFLNFATNEKVKLVPNKYSDYDIPFFANMLKDHKELFIEKNSHFVKIDENFRGDWLTLIDF